One window from the genome of [Clostridium] celerecrescens 18A encodes:
- a CDS encoding hydrogenase iron-sulfur subunit, with product MQIEDNSNKEFRPLILAFCCNWCSYAGADLAGSSRSSYPAEVKIIRVPCSCRVNPLFLLRAFEKGADGVILAGCHPGDCHYSTGNYYTRRRMALLFDMLDYLGIERERTRVEWISAAEGAKFSATMNAFTQTIKELGPNRKLRDLRCMP from the coding sequence ATGCAGATAGAAGATAACAGCAACAAGGAGTTCCGGCCTCTCATCCTGGCTTTTTGCTGCAACTGGTGCAGCTATGCAGGGGCCGATCTGGCGGGATCCAGCCGCTCTTCCTATCCGGCAGAAGTAAAGATTATCCGGGTTCCCTGTTCCTGCAGGGTAAATCCCTTATTCCTTTTAAGAGCCTTTGAAAAGGGGGCAGATGGTGTGATCTTAGCCGGCTGCCATCCAGGTGACTGCCATTATTCCACAGGCAATTACTATACCAGAAGAAGGATGGCCCTTTTGTTTGACATGTTGGACTACCTGGGTATCGAAAGGGAAAGAACCAGGGTGGAATGGATTTCCGCAGCAGAGGGTGCCAAGTTCTCTGCGACCATGAATGCCTTCACCCAGACGATAAAAGAACTGGGTCCAAACAGAAAGCTGAGGGATTTACGATGCATGCCATAG
- a CDS encoding 4Fe-4S dicluster domain-containing protein, whose amino-acid sequence MHAIEKTIKETCKKLWDNGEVNRILAWEKGLFDYDAAPALFRSRERISRLVYNEHCGVNLSKFLIKEMEKEGKVLVLLKPCDTYGFNQLLSENRINREKVYILGVPCGGMRDEKGLLFKCLSCKGNDFKASDQIIESDLSVPSPVPSGEEEKLNKMTAEERFAFWRGQLSKCIRCNACRNVCPACSCIKCVFDNRDSGIETKANSDAFEENLFHIIRAFHVAGRCTDCGECSRVCPQNIPLYLLNRKMIEEMNERYGTYQAGENPEAKSPLTEFKESDPEVSAEHGKGGVSSC is encoded by the coding sequence ATGCATGCCATAGAAAAGACCATAAAAGAAACGTGTAAAAAGCTCTGGGATAATGGAGAGGTAAACCGGATTCTGGCATGGGAAAAAGGACTCTTTGACTATGACGCGGCTCCCGCCCTGTTCCGGAGCCGGGAACGTATTTCCCGTCTTGTTTACAATGAGCACTGCGGTGTAAATTTAAGCAAATTCCTGATAAAAGAAATGGAAAAGGAAGGAAAGGTACTGGTCCTTTTAAAGCCCTGCGATACCTATGGATTTAACCAGCTTTTATCGGAGAATCGCATAAACCGGGAAAAGGTTTACATTCTGGGCGTTCCCTGCGGAGGAATGAGGGATGAAAAGGGCCTTCTCTTTAAATGCCTTTCCTGTAAGGGCAATGATTTCAAAGCCTCCGACCAGATCATAGAATCGGATCTTTCCGTTCCGTCCCCGGTCCCTTCCGGGGAAGAAGAGAAATTAAACAAGATGACTGCAGAAGAACGTTTTGCTTTTTGGCGCGGACAGCTTTCCAAATGCATCCGCTGCAATGCCTGCCGCAACGTATGTCCTGCCTGCAGCTGTATCAAATGTGTGTTTGACAACCGGGATTCCGGGATAGAGACCAAGGCCAATTCTGATGCTTTTGAGGAAAATCTGTTTCATATCATAAGAGCCTTCCACGTGGCGGGAAGGTGCACGGACTGCGGGGAATGCAGCCGGGTCTGTCCCCAGAACATTCCTCTCTATTTGCTTAACCGGAAAATGATTGAGGAGATGAATGAACGGTACGGAACCTATCAGGCAGGAGAAAATCCCGAAGCTAAGTCTCCCTTAACGGAGTTTAAGGAGTCTGATCCGGAAGTTTCGGCCGAACACGGGAAAGGCGGTGTATCTTCATGTTAA
- a CDS encoding 4Fe-4S dicluster domain-containing protein: MLKMPLKCLDALFLELSKEHQVYAPMEKAGSVSFYPWKEGDTVCFDTLLTDHSPKSFFFPQSETLYRARREEGSLSIVPEEAEEISSVYFGVRACDRRSFEILDRVFLSTPCDSCYESKRRNGYVVTLACENPEDTCFCQIFGIDPAWPGGDVSVWIADGDLYWKSLTEKGEALTELVEGLFEAGDREKAEEEKAKIRKKLEALPLKDLSLGRFEHPDSAMDLFESEQWETLSDTCLGCGICTFLCPTCQCYDICDYDTGHEIRKFRCWDSCMYPGFTEMSHGNNRNSQMQRFRQRFMHKLVYFPENNGGVYSCVGCGRCLRKCPSSLNIVRVIKAIGESDAEGGNDE, from the coding sequence ATGTTAAAAATGCCATTAAAATGTCTTGATGCGCTTTTTTTGGAACTTTCAAAGGAGCACCAGGTTTATGCTCCCATGGAAAAGGCGGGGAGTGTCTCCTTCTATCCATGGAAAGAGGGAGATACCGTATGTTTTGATACTCTTTTAACAGATCATTCACCTAAATCCTTTTTCTTTCCACAGTCGGAAACGTTATACCGTGCCCGGAGAGAAGAGGGAAGTCTTTCCATTGTTCCCGAAGAGGCGGAGGAAATCAGCTCTGTTTATTTTGGTGTAAGAGCCTGCGACCGGAGAAGCTTTGAGATCCTGGACCGGGTATTTCTAAGCACGCCCTGTGATTCCTGCTATGAGTCCAAAAGAAGGAATGGATATGTGGTAACACTGGCCTGTGAGAATCCGGAAGATACCTGTTTTTGCCAAATCTTTGGCATCGATCCTGCCTGGCCGGGAGGAGATGTGTCCGTCTGGATCGCAGACGGAGACCTTTACTGGAAAAGCCTGACCGAAAAGGGAGAAGCATTAACGGAATTAGTCGAAGGGTTGTTTGAGGCGGGAGACCGCGAAAAGGCAGAGGAGGAGAAAGCAAAGATCCGAAAGAAGCTGGAAGCTCTGCCTCTTAAGGATTTAAGTCTTGGCCGGTTTGAACATCCGGATTCCGCTATGGATTTATTTGAGTCAGAACAATGGGAAACCTTATCCGACACCTGCCTCGGCTGCGGGATCTGCACGTTTCTATGCCCCACCTGCCAGTGCTATGATATATGCGACTATGACACAGGCCATGAAATCAGGAAGTTCCGCTGCTGGGATTCCTGCATGTATCCAGGTTTTACGGAGATGTCCCATGGGAATAACAGAAACAGCCAAATGCAGCGGTTCCGTCAGAGATTCATGCATAAGCTGGTATATTTTCCGGAAAACAACGGCGGAGTATATTCCTGTGTGGGTTGCGGAAGGTGTCTGCGCAAATGTCCGTCTTCCTTAAATATTGTCAGGGTGATAAAAGCGATAGGAGAGTCAGATGCCGAAGGAGGAAACGATGAGTAA
- a CDS encoding FAD/NAD(P)-binding protein, whose product MSNRTNVLIPGIGVITDVRRDTPDVKTFRVNGVEGRKPFEHMPGQCAMLSIPGVGEAMFSITSSPTNRDYMEFSIKKCGCLTDWLHQMEKGQEIALRGPYGNYFPVDTELKGKNLLFIAGGIGIAPLRSVIHYVIDNRGDYGLVDIVYGARSAEDLVDLEEMRKEWSNVEGFCVHLTIDRAEEGWDGNVAFVPDYVRELKFSNDRTALVCGPPVMIKYVLQALEEMGFAGTEIYTTMELKMKCGVGKCGRCNIGSKYVCKDGPVFRYDELGVLPSEY is encoded by the coding sequence ATGAGTAACAGAACCAATGTATTGATTCCGGGGATCGGCGTGATTACAGATGTAAGAAGGGATACACCGGACGTGAAAACCTTCCGTGTAAATGGGGTGGAGGGCAGAAAACCCTTTGAACATATGCCAGGTCAATGTGCCATGCTATCGATTCCTGGAGTTGGGGAAGCCATGTTTTCCATCACTTCTTCACCCACCAACCGGGATTACATGGAGTTTTCCATTAAAAAATGCGGCTGCCTCACCGACTGGCTTCACCAGATGGAAAAGGGTCAGGAAATAGCCTTGCGTGGACCTTATGGCAATTATTTTCCCGTTGATACGGAGTTAAAAGGTAAGAACCTGCTCTTTATCGCCGGAGGGATCGGAATCGCACCTTTGCGGTCTGTGATTCATTACGTCATTGATAACCGGGGGGATTACGGCCTGGTGGATATTGTTTATGGAGCCCGTTCGGCAGAGGACCTGGTGGATTTGGAAGAAATGAGGAAAGAATGGTCAAACGTGGAAGGCTTCTGTGTACATCTGACCATCGACCGGGCGGAGGAAGGCTGGGATGGGAATGTGGCCTTTGTGCCTGATTATGTCAGGGAACTGAAATTCTCAAATGACAGAACCGCTCTGGTCTGCGGCCCGCCTGTAATGATAAAATATGTGCTTCAGGCACTGGAAGAAATGGGATTTGCCGGTACAGAAATCTATACGACCATGGAACTTAAGATGAAATGCGGAGTGGGTAAATGCGGACGCTGCAACATAGGCTCTAAGTACGTCTGCAAGGATGGACCGGTGTTCCGTTATGATGAATTGGGCGTCCTGCCCTCTGAATATTAG
- a CDS encoding 4Fe-4S dicluster domain-containing protein, with protein sequence MNDMITVYLFGKKYTVPSNLTIMGAMEYAGYQLVRGCGCRCGFCGACATIYRIKGDRELKTCLACQTQVRENMYVATLPFFPLVKEVYDINKVPVNEQVMMELYPEIYKCIGCAACTKSCPQGLDTMQYIAYAQRGELEKCAEESFDCVMCGICSSRCPAGISHPQVGLLARRITGKYLAPEARHLTNRVREVEAGDFTELIEAIMAKPLEELKNLYNTREIEK encoded by the coding sequence ATGAATGACATGATTACTGTTTATCTGTTCGGTAAAAAATACACAGTTCCGTCCAATTTAACCATAATGGGAGCAATGGAGTACGCAGGGTACCAGCTTGTGCGGGGCTGCGGCTGCAGATGCGGCTTCTGCGGAGCCTGTGCCACGATTTACCGAATCAAGGGAGACAGGGAATTAAAGACCTGTCTGGCCTGCCAGACCCAGGTCCGGGAAAATATGTATGTAGCCACTCTTCCCTTTTTTCCTCTGGTAAAAGAGGTTTATGACATAAATAAGGTTCCGGTCAATGAACAGGTCATGATGGAGCTGTATCCGGAAATCTACAAGTGCATCGGGTGTGCGGCCTGTACCAAGAGCTGCCCCCAGGGCCTGGACACCATGCAGTACATTGCATATGCGCAGAGAGGAGAATTAGAAAAATGTGCCGAGGAGTCCTTTGACTGTGTGATGTGCGGAATCTGTTCTTCCAGATGCCCGGCCGGGATTTCCCATCCCCAGGTAGGTCTTTTAGCCAGACGGATCACCGGAAAATATCTGGCTCCGGAAGCAAGGCACTTAACCAACCGGGTAAGAGAGGTAGAGGCCGGTGATTTTACGGAGCTGATTGAAGCGATCATGGCAAAACCCCTGGAAGAACTGAAGAACCTTTATAATACCAGGGAAATCGAAAAGTAG
- a CDS encoding FAD-dependent oxidoreductase, whose product METEPRRMTAEEKEKLLKAYHPDYKEEEFVILKAGPNKGEKVPRELGVLLQARSRIKDTDVDLSSPDFDTDVLIIGGGGAGCAAAIEASKAGAEVLIVTKLRLGDANTMMAEGGIQAADKENDSPQIHYLDALGGGHFANRPQLLKKLVMEAPGALKWLNDLGVMFDKDKDGNMITTHGGGTSRKRMHAAADYTGAEIMRVLRDEVLNLPISVTDYTSAIELILDEEGKAAGAVLMNMETGELLTAWAKTVILATGGAGRLHYQGFPTSNHYGATADGLVLAYRAGAKLLYQDTLQYHPTGVAFPEQIYGALVTEKVRSLGAMLVNAGGEAFMHPLETRDVSAASIIRECANGKGVVTPLGKGIWLDTPMIDLIHGKGTLEKRLPGMLRMYLKYEIDMRKTPILIYPTLHYQNGGIEIGADCQSTIENLYVAGEAVGGIHGRNRLMGNSLLDIIVFGRNAGISAASRVKDVHTGKLTLSHIREMEKECQRAGIVTDKISPLLLPKYARTAGQL is encoded by the coding sequence ATGGAGACAGAGCCCAGGAGAATGACGGCTGAGGAAAAGGAAAAGCTGTTAAAAGCCTATCATCCGGATTATAAAGAGGAAGAGTTTGTCATACTGAAGGCAGGCCCCAATAAGGGAGAAAAGGTGCCCAGGGAATTGGGAGTCCTTTTGCAGGCCAGGAGCCGGATCAAAGACACTGACGTGGATTTATCATCTCCGGATTTCGATACGGACGTTCTGATCATCGGAGGAGGGGGAGCAGGCTGTGCAGCTGCCATTGAGGCTTCCAAGGCAGGGGCAGAGGTATTGATCGTCACGAAGCTCCGTCTGGGGGATGCCAACACCATGATGGCGGAAGGCGGGATTCAGGCTGCAGACAAAGAGAATGATTCCCCCCAGATCCATTACTTAGACGCCTTGGGCGGGGGACATTTTGCCAACCGGCCCCAGCTTTTGAAAAAACTGGTTATGGAAGCTCCGGGGGCCCTTAAATGGTTAAATGATCTGGGGGTGATGTTTGACAAGGACAAAGACGGGAACATGATAACCACCCACGGCGGCGGCACTTCCAGAAAGCGGATGCACGCTGCGGCTGACTATACGGGTGCGGAAATCATGAGGGTGCTTCGGGATGAAGTGCTAAACCTCCCGATTTCCGTGACGGATTATACCTCCGCCATTGAACTCATTTTAGATGAGGAGGGAAAAGCGGCAGGAGCAGTCCTTATGAATATGGAAACTGGAGAGCTTCTGACAGCCTGGGCTAAAACTGTAATCCTGGCCACAGGGGGAGCCGGACGGCTACACTATCAGGGATTTCCTACCTCCAACCACTACGGAGCCACGGCTGACGGCCTGGTTTTGGCTTACCGGGCAGGGGCAAAGCTTCTCTATCAGGACACCCTTCAGTACCATCCTACGGGGGTTGCCTTTCCGGAACAGATTTATGGGGCTCTGGTCACGGAAAAGGTCCGTTCATTAGGCGCCATGCTGGTTAATGCCGGAGGAGAGGCTTTCATGCACCCATTGGAGACCAGAGATGTGTCCGCCGCCTCCATTATCAGAGAGTGTGCAAACGGGAAAGGGGTTGTCACTCCTCTTGGGAAGGGGATCTGGCTGGATACTCCCATGATCGACTTGATTCATGGGAAAGGAACCCTGGAAAAGCGTCTTCCCGGAATGCTGCGAATGTATTTAAAATACGAAATAGATATGAGAAAAACACCTATATTGATCTATCCTACCCTCCACTACCAAAACGGCGGAATCGAGATCGGAGCGGATTGCCAGAGCACCATAGAGAACTTATATGTGGCAGGAGAAGCGGTGGGAGGGATTCACGGCAGGAACCGTCTGATGGGGAATTCTCTTCTGGATATTATTGTTTTTGGCCGCAATGCCGGAATATCTGCGGCCAGTCGCGTGAAAGACGTACATACAGGGAAGCTGACTTTGTCACATATAAGAGAGATGGAAAAGGAGTGCCAAAGGGCCGGCATTGTTACGGATAAAATTTCCCCGCTGCTTTTGCCAAAGTATGCCAGAACAGCGGGGCAGCTATAA
- a CDS encoding fumarate hydratase, which yields MREISVKTLIDVVEKLCIDANQYLPEDVKKAIKTCRACEDWDIAAGVLDNIIENFEIAEREDVPICQDTGMACVFLEIGQDVHFVDGDLNEAINEGVRRGYEKGFLRKSVVKDPVRRGNTGDNTPALIYTEIVPGDQVKITVGPKGFGSENMSALRMFKPSAGLQGIKDFILETVSAAGPNPCPPIVVGVGIGGSFDKAALLAKKALMRDLDSSHPDPYYADLEKEMLEKINLLGIGPQGFGGKTTAIGVNIETMPTHIAGMPCAININCHVTRHKTEVV from the coding sequence ATGAGAGAAATATCAGTAAAGACATTGATCGACGTAGTAGAAAAGCTGTGCATTGATGCAAATCAGTACTTACCGGAAGACGTGAAGAAGGCGATCAAAACCTGCCGCGCCTGTGAGGACTGGGACATTGCCGCCGGGGTTCTTGATAATATTATCGAGAACTTTGAAATCGCAGAAAGGGAAGATGTTCCCATCTGTCAGGATACGGGCATGGCCTGCGTGTTTCTGGAGATCGGCCAGGATGTCCACTTTGTTGACGGGGACTTGAACGAAGCAATCAATGAAGGCGTGCGCAGAGGCTACGAAAAGGGATTTTTAAGAAAATCCGTCGTAAAAGACCCGGTAAGACGAGGAAATACGGGGGATAACACTCCGGCTTTAATCTATACGGAAATCGTTCCGGGAGACCAGGTGAAAATTACGGTAGGTCCCAAGGGCTTTGGAAGCGAGAACATGAGTGCACTCCGCATGTTCAAGCCTTCTGCAGGACTCCAGGGAATTAAGGATTTTATTCTGGAAACCGTATCCGCCGCAGGTCCCAATCCCTGTCCTCCCATCGTAGTGGGGGTAGGGATAGGAGGCAGCTTTGACAAGGCAGCTCTCTTGGCGAAAAAGGCTTTGATGAGAGATTTGGATTCCTCCCATCCGGATCCTTACTATGCAGATCTGGAAAAGGAGATGCTGGAAAAGATCAACCTTCTGGGAATCGGCCCTCAGGGCTTTGGCGGTAAGACCACTGCCATTGGGGTAAACATTGAAACCATGCCTACCCATATCGCGGGCATGCCCTGTGCCATCAATATCAACTGTCATGTGACACGCCATAAAACGGAAGTAGTCTGA
- a CDS encoding Fe-S-containing hydro-lyase — translation MIKHITLPLTRELSKTLHAGDTVYLTGDIYTSRDAGHKRMCETLAKGEKLPFDPMDATIYYVGPTPAKPGQVIGSAGPTTSGRMDAYAPTMMSVGARGMIGKGARQPDVVEAIKKYDGVYFGAIGGAGALLAKCIKKLEPIAYEDLGAEALCRLYVEEMPLVVVIDCEGNNLYEEGKNAYLKSRK, via the coding sequence ATGATAAAGCATATTACACTGCCTTTGACAAGAGAATTGTCTAAAACCCTTCACGCAGGAGATACGGTTTATCTGACCGGTGATATCTACACTTCCAGGGATGCTGGGCATAAGCGTATGTGTGAGACTCTGGCAAAAGGGGAAAAACTGCCCTTTGATCCCATGGATGCCACGATTTACTACGTAGGCCCCACGCCTGCAAAGCCGGGCCAGGTAATCGGGTCTGCAGGACCTACTACCAGCGGCCGTATGGACGCCTATGCTCCCACAATGATGTCTGTAGGAGCCAGGGGAATGATCGGAAAAGGAGCCAGGCAGCCGGATGTGGTGGAAGCCATAAAGAAGTATGACGGTGTTTACTTTGGCGCCATCGGGGGAGCAGGAGCACTGCTTGCCAAATGCATCAAAAAGCTGGAACCCATCGCTTATGAGGATTTGGGAGCAGAAGCTTTGTGCAGACTTTATGTAGAAGAAATGCCTTTGGTGGTCGTTATCGACTGTGAAGGAAATAATCTCTACGAAGAGGGGAAGAATGCTTATTTAAAGTCAAGAAAGTAA
- a CDS encoding Ldh family oxidoreductase, with amino-acid sequence MGTKTNIVDWKTITDFVVDAFKGYGIPEEDAKVCADVLLESDKRGIESHGVNRFKPIYLDRIKAGIQNPVTNFEIVKETKTTAVVDGHDGMGQVIGVKSMNMAIEKAKEYGMGMVVARNSTHYGIAGYYATMASQAGCIGITGTNARPSIAPTFGVENMLGTNPLTFGMPTDEEFPFVLDCATSITQRGRIEYYSRIGKSTPSGMVIGRDGQPQTDSDQILSDLNTGKAALAPLGGIGEELAGYKGYGYATVVEILSAALQQGNFLRALTGIGEQGEKIPFHLGHFFIAIDTEAFMGLDSFKKTCGDILRDLRGSVKAPGEDHIYTAGEKEYLVWQERKNSGVPINDAVQKELIKIRDELGLSQYRFPFE; translated from the coding sequence ATGGGAACCAAAACAAACATTGTGGATTGGAAGACAATTACGGATTTTGTAGTGGATGCATTTAAGGGGTATGGGATTCCGGAAGAAGATGCGAAAGTCTGTGCGGATGTATTGCTGGAGTCTGACAAGAGGGGAATTGAATCTCATGGGGTAAACCGCTTTAAACCCATTTATCTGGACCGTATCAAAGCAGGTATCCAGAACCCGGTGACAAATTTTGAGATAGTAAAGGAAACAAAAACCACGGCAGTAGTGGACGGCCATGACGGCATGGGCCAGGTAATCGGCGTAAAATCCATGAATATGGCCATCGAGAAAGCCAAAGAATATGGCATGGGCATGGTGGTTGCCCGCAATTCCACCCACTACGGCATTGCAGGCTATTATGCGACAATGGCTTCACAGGCAGGCTGTATCGGAATTACAGGAACCAACGCAAGGCCGTCCATTGCTCCTACCTTTGGCGTGGAAAATATGCTGGGAACGAATCCTCTTACCTTTGGTATGCCTACGGATGAGGAATTCCCCTTTGTGCTGGACTGTGCGACTTCCATTACCCAGAGAGGCAGGATCGAATACTATTCCCGCATCGGCAAGTCCACTCCTTCCGGTATGGTAATCGGACGGGACGGTCAGCCCCAGACGGATTCAGACCAGATTCTTTCTGACTTAAATACGGGAAAAGCGGCCCTTGCACCTTTAGGCGGAATCGGTGAAGAACTGGCAGGCTACAAGGGATATGGCTATGCCACTGTAGTTGAAATTCTTTCCGCAGCTTTGCAGCAGGGAAATTTCTTAAGAGCCTTAACCGGCATCGGGGAACAGGGAGAAAAGATTCCCTTCCACTTAGGCCACTTCTTCATTGCCATTGATACGGAAGCCTTTATGGGCCTGGATTCCTTTAAAAAGACATGCGGCGATATTCTACGGGATCTTAGAGGTTCTGTCAAAGCTCCTGGGGAAGACCACATTTATACGGCAGGTGAGAAGGAGTATCTGGTATGGCAGGAACGCAAAAACAGCGGTGTACCGATCAATGATGCAGTTCAGAAAGAGCTTATTAAGATCAGGGATGAATTGGGACTAAGCCAGTACCGGTTCCCATTTGAATAA